CAATCACAATAAGCATGTATtaagagacagagacagagacagagagagatccTCTTAAGGCATTTCTCTCTGAAGCTCCCCATGTGGCAGCAatatggaaggagaagaaaaacactgcagagggaaccaagagagagagagaagaatctgATGACCAATTAATGAGTCCAAGTCTTACCTTCCTTCCTTGACTCAGTCGAAGCTTTGGGTAGTCTTTGAGCACTGACCAAACTATTTCTGCAACTGCACTCCAGTTCTGAAAAGTCAAGTCATACTTCAAGTCAGAACTAAATATCTTTCTTGgaccaaaaaattaaataaatttataagAATAAAAGTAGGGAATTGTGATTTTGAATTCAAACCTTTTCGTCAACACATCGAAAGTGGACTGATACACAGAACTTGTTGTTCTCAACTCTTGCTCCTGGTATCGATTTTGTTTTCTCCACTAATACTTTGTTAACCTGAAATTATTTGAATTTTAATGTTCAAAACccattcttgtttttttttctctaatttaatcattttttgggatgttttgaaagaaattaaagatTAAGGAAAACCAATTACCTCTTCAATCATGGGTAAAAATTCACTTGCAGGTTGGAAAAGAACAGGTTGTTTAGCCTGGAAGAGCACCAAAgtttgagaaaagagaaaacaacaaACAGAGAACATTAAAAGGGTAAACTGTACTTTCAGAGTGGCAACTCACTTTCTTGTACTTGCGACCTTTGGCTGGTCCTCTAATATCCATCCCATGGCTACCAGCATAGTACAGCTCTGCTAATTTTACAAAGTTATACACCTACAAggaaaagaagcaaagaaattCTTATATGCAGATGGACAAGAAACCATCTTTGTAGACTTATCAGAAGAACAATAGAGGATTAGAACCCAGAGagtgaaaaaaaattacaaatttttaaagaaaaaatgtacCTTGTCTCTGCATCTTCCACTCACGATCGCAGTGGGAAAATATCTAGCGGCGTTTCTAACAGCTGCCCTCATCTGCTTTCATGGAAACCATAACAAAAGAAGAATTAATAAATCTCATGAAGGAGCTAGAACCCTGAAGTGGACGACTCTAAAAGAGAAAACTagaacagtaaaaaaaaaaaaaacagagcacaGTGACGAACCGCATCAGACATGAAAGCTCGATCAGGGTCCTCTACGATCGGTGAAAGGGTACCATCGTAGTCAAGAAACATCACGATTTGCTTCCCCTTTGAAGCACTAGTAATTTCCTCGAACATATTCAAAGCCGATGGATGATGAACCATCCAAGAACCATGTTCTTCGTTAGCAGAAAGAGAAGCAGTGGACTTGATATGAGTGGGAGAAGAAGCGTTCATTGAATCAACCCAAGCATTGATTTTGGGTCCAGTGGCTATTTCAAGTTTTGGAACAAATTTCTTCTTTGGATTGAGTGGCTTCTGTCCCGCAGATGAAAACAGGGACAGAGACGAGTTGGACACAGGCAACGTAATCGCCATGTTAATTGCAGAGTTTGCATCGGAAATGACCACATTCTGCTTCGTCATCTTTGCTTTGTCACTGAAATGCACTAAAAGAGAGCCCGAATTTGCAAATTTAGTAAAACCAAAAGAAACAGAGTCAGCAGTAGATTCTCTGCTACTCGttagaaacccaaaatgaaTCACAAAAAGAACCCACTAAGGATCTTGAGCTGTACCGGTGTTTCTGGTTATGTTATCAGTCAAACAGAACTGATCGTGAGGAAACTAGAAATCTAGAAGTGGTAATGAACGATGAACAAAAGGAAGAAGCAACGGAAAGGGGAACGAAAGCTCTGTTTTCTTGCTTTCTGCTCTGCAACTTCTGGGGTTTAGAAACCCAACTGAATGGTCaaaccagagaaagagagaaagaaagagagagagagagagagcaaaactTGAGGATTAATGCTTAGAGAGGTGTCGATTGAGGGTGAGAGACACAGCCGCGTGTAGTCAATTTATAGTTGTTTCTCAACACTAACGGACGAAATTCCTTCCGGGCCTCCTGCCTCCACTCTGTGTTTCTCTCTCTACTCTTTCTCTCTGAGTCTCTAAACTGCACCCCACAACCCCCCATGTGGTCCCCAAATCCTGAGTGTCCGTCCACATGGACCCCACATACAAAGGGAACTTTTACTTCCGCCGTCTTGGCAGTTACAAATTATCTTCGTTCCTGCCACGTATACAACATTCCTTGGTTGTGTATCCCACGTGGCTAAACCAACCCATTTGGGCTTATTTCCCCCAATAATGGGCTTCATAATACGGTGTCAAGTCCGTAAACTGCTACCTAATTGCAGGAACAAAATAGGTGAAAAAGTTTCCTAAAACTGGAGAGACTCGACCTCCCCTTGTAAAGGTGTAAAAACCTCTGTTTTAAAACAACCTTCTCAACCTAACCAGTAACTTCAAAACCAGCAGCGATCATCCATCTTTTTATGTATTAATTCCTGTTTTTCGGCAAGGgatcttaaattatttttttcttttttttttttaataaatttttttttcttttttattacaTGTTGTCAATGTGTACTTCCTTTTTAcattctttttcatttctcttttctccttctcattAAATATGTgggttctctttcttgtccTCATTAAATATACTGTTTTGTTTTTCACTATTAATGGTTGACTCGCAAAAAACCAATATAAGTGGGCAACTTgtaattctccttttttttattaaaataaaaaaaattaacaagaaCGAAAAAGGGTTTGGTTTTCCCATGGTTTTGAAACTTGATAATGgaggtttcaaaaaaaaaaaaaataagggtgtCTGTATGTGTAGTAGACCACCTCCTCTCCCAAACCAATTCAAAGTAAACATTTTGACCAAATTATATGCCATATGCTTCTTTGCTTCCAAGAAATTACCAAGACAGAGAGAAAGACATTCTAGAAGGAGAGGTTCTGTTAATTTCACCCAATTAAGCTTTAACAAGTGTTTGGTTTTTACCaccgaaaaaaataaaacaattttttGGTCTATAAGCTGCCCTTGGATCATGTATTCCTAGAATCAATTTTAGTTTTGAAGAGTAGAGAATCTAAAACTTGAGTAAATGAGGGCTGAAATGTAAGATAGATGTACCTATCTATGTGGGTTCtctccccatctctctctctctctctgagagtATTTGGACTTCGAAGTAGCCTTTCATATGGAGCCACAGGACTTGTAGGAATAATGTGGCCTAATTCAAAAGATCCCTTTCCATGTTAGTAAGGATGACAAAGTCTAACCAATCAAACATTCATAAAACCCTAACTTGCAAAAGGGGCTTATTGATTAATTTCAGAGGGTAACTGGGGTGAAATCCGGGCCAGGGGCCCAAGGTTTCTGCCAAAACCAATCCCAGCAATACTATATGGGTTTTAACCAACTATTAAGTACTAACCAATAGGGGCAGAGCAAGGTGGGCCCCAATTTGATACGGGCCCATTAACATAACTTGATTGAAGGTGTGGAATGTGGATCCTATATATTACATTGTTCCaaagaaatataatttattGGATGGTGCAAGACTCAAACTTTACTCCAATAAATAATGATATATAACTGTTTGGTATCATTTCAGGGGTTCTTAGCATATAATACAAAGATAAATTAAACAAATGAGAAACAAAAATTTACCAAGGACTGTATCATATttgatttagtttttatttatatttttctcttctAATATATAACTATAAGTTTATTTTTGTGGAAAATGACTGAAATCTAATGTCACAGGTGgatcttcattttttgtattcttctaattttcatctttctactttttcttcttgttacAGTAGAACTGTTGAACTGTTTTCTTTTAAGTGGGTCTTCCATAAGAAAATTTGGTGATTTAATGGAAACTTGGATTTAAGTTGGGTCTTGGTTGGTAGAGGTCACAGAAGAGGGGTTGCGTGGGGCATACTATATATTTTGTCTTATTAGGGGCTTGAGGTTCATGTGATTTGCCCATTAAATGGTTGTTTCTCTATGTCCCTTGCTCTAAGTCAACTAGCTGACTCTAGGCTTGATGAGGTTACTTCAATATTTCAATTTAAATTTTGGCCGGGACCAGTTGAAGACAGAGTTCTTAGTTTGGTACATTTAACACCCATCaatctattgttttttttttctggttttttttttcagtgaaTCCCATCAATCTATTGTTTGGTAAAGATGTTATTCCCCAACTTTGCCATCctaaaatatgattttcttctactctttcagttttttttttttttttttggaaagagagagagagagagaggtggataGAACATTTTGCCACTAGATTATTCCATTCTTGTATGGGTTTGTCAAAGATTCCTACATCTTGAGTAACCCATTAAACAAGTATTTTGCACGTTTAGTTTTGCTTGCTAAACAGGATTAAGAGACTTCTGACATTTGATAGCTTGGCTTGACATAACATCTTATGATTTGGGAACGTATCTTAAGTGGAGTTTACtaagaaaaaacaataaatgTGCAAAATGTAGAGGGAGATATCACTACTGTTGAACATagactattttttttgtttttgtatataAATAGTAATGGAAATTTTTCAACAGAAATTTATTGATTTTGACACTTTTATCCTGTTCATataatgagagaaaaaaaaatggaaacgaTACAATTCAAATTTTTATACTACTAACTTTTTATTCCTTATTCTCCATTTTGATGAGAAATCAGGAGAGAACTAAGGGAATGAATTCCAACAACAATTATGATCAAAATGATCTTTAAATGTTGGAACTTTAACATTGTAGACATCATGTTCATGTCATCATCTAATCATCATATGATTGATTTCTAGTTTAATTAATCTGCGTAGAATTTGTTTAATTGAAAtgtctcttttttcttcaagaacCTAGACCACTTATGAGACAAATGGAATAGTCTTATACATGATTGGCCATACAATGTAGTTGGGAAACTAAatctaaattatttttttgtgtgtgtgtgagagggggggaggggggagggcaTATAAGGGTAGAACCCCATTCTTACAAATCCTGATTGAAATGAGATGGGTTTTATATTGAAGCCATCAATACTATGTCTCTTTGAGTTGGGCGTAAGACTAGATGTCCTCCCCCTCCCAAATCTGAAAAAGAGgtatttttgtatattttttcaataatttgtAAACCCTAGAGGATGGCCCAAGGTCTTGAATATTGTAaggcaaataaaataaaaataaaaagagagaggcTAGAACCCAAGGTGATAGGTATTGTTGGTTAGTCTGACCATTGGATAAATGGAAAATTCCATGGACAATCCATGTGTTGCGATTGATTGTGTATCTCAATCGTAGTGGTTTATTCTACATGAGGTTTTTCCTCTGGTTTTTAATGATCTTTATTTTAACAAACAAttctaaataaaaattattatttttcataatttatgaagtattattttatgtaaggCACTTCCAAGCTACAAATGATTGATGGAGAATGCCCATTCACAAAGAGTTAGATTTCTTTAAAAATTAATCCATGACTTGCCTTGGTGATAACATTATCAACATTTTCACTAAATTAGACCCGTACATAAACTGTTGTGTACATAGTTGTGCTTATTGGGTTCTAACTTAGTATATGCCATAAAAGGCATCTTGGAAGGTCTACCTACCAATCTCTCTCTTACTtgtcaaaacaaaaagcatttgATTAACTAGTTAATAAATTTGTTCCAAAGGGGGAGTGGAGAAGAGAATGCTTTAACACGAAATGCTTATTGTTCACCATGTAGACATCCATTGAGCTCATTTCCTtgcctttctatttttttactcAACTTCATTTGGAACATAATCTAAGAAGACTATAACCACTAGCTAAGAAAAGATACGACACCAAGCTATGAGCTATGTTGGACCCTTGTACTCTTTCTTGTGTTTATCTATCTCCCTGTGGTGTGTTCCAAGAGTTGGATCTAATCACCAAGTTTATCCAGTAATTAATCAAGTCCCCAAACCTCACAAGCTTTTGGATTAGTCCTATCAAATAGAGTAACTTATCTTTCCTATGTAAAAAAAATCTGTTGACCCATTTGGCCAAAGATTTCAATCcatttcttgccaaccaaacatgACTAATACTAATAGATTGATTTTGCCGAATGAGTAAACGACATCGCGCCTTTGCTTATGTATTGATTATGCTAGTGTATACAGTGGCCTAAAGGCACGACAATTATTGAATGCTAATTTATAACAACGTAGACTAATTCATTCAAATCGATTTTATCTAATTTGTGTTAGGAACTTAGGTCTTATCcttaaaaactagccgttaaggagaAGGTGCTTGAATACCTATTAATTCACTTACATTCACATTCATATCTGATgtgagaatatatatatatttttttggtgccTAATGCATGGATATCCCAACAATTTGTTATGTTCTTAATACGTGTATACATAAATtcatcattatttttattttattatattttattctaAAATTTTACACAACAAAGAAACTAGAATTGTTGGTAACACATGTCATTGCGCCATTGGAAATCGAGTGTAGATATTTGATGACAAGCTGGCAAAGTTTGATTCAAGAGCACAAAAGCTGCCACTTCTTTCCATCTGACTCGTCCGGAACTCAAAGGGTCTGAGTCTCCTGTGTGGAggtttttttgctttctttgctTTATTGCAAACCGACGGGGAAACAGTACTGGAAGTTACAGTCTCTGCCATTGCCCGTAAATGGAAGAGATTCTCCGACGAATTGAGACACGTGGTTAAAGATCCGTGAATGTGGGGGGTGCCAAAGGAAACGCTAGAAAGGTGCTCTGCACCCTAAGTCAGTGGTGTTGCCACTTGGCCCAAGTCCGTATGATTAAACTCTCTGCCTTACTTCCGCTCCATTCCTTTCCAGACACATACTCAcattgttctttgtttttgtttctttaaaaagtaaaaaaaattccacGTAAGTCCAAACAACACTGGTTAatgctttttttctttccattcttaGCTTCAGTCAGACTCACTCACGGGGAGAgagatacagagagagagagagagagagagaaaagaatagagaTTTGATAGATTGATAGATCAATTTGAGGAGGTTGAAGTGAAGGCTtttcaatcaaagaaaagagggagTTCAGTACAATTCTGTCTTTACATTCATGGTTCGCCGTCTCTGTAGAAAGGAAGGTGCAGAGAGTCTGTAACTCTGTACCCAGCCTTCCTTGAAGCCAAACACGTAAAAGGGTTTCgattcttcttgttttctttcttacttttacAACATGGAAGTCACCCCCTAAACTTTAATGGTTGGAGCTAATTTAGAAATATTTGAGAGTTAAAGAGAGctgttcttctcttctctgtatGGGTTACGTAAGTGGTATTATGTTCACATTACTAAGGTAACGTAAATACGTAATCGAATAAAGACTTTGGCTTAGAACGTGACTGAAAGAACTTCCAGAGAATTAAATGTATGTAACAGAGAGATCGAGAAAGAATATACAGCCACCGACCAACCAACGAACCcattaataatattattaaaagtatatgttaatttctttctttctttcttattctgtTTTTGGGTCTTGAGAAAGCATGAGATTCGTATTCATGACATAATAATGAATGGTCTTCACATTCCAAATTCCTCTTATGCTTTCATGCCTTTTTaacttgtttctttcttctttgccttgttggcctctctctctctctttcctttccatCATCGCAGAgggagagatgaagaagatctcttctctctttttcccctttctttacGCTCAGTAATCAGAATTTTAAATGATGTGTTACTGTCCTATTAATGGTAGATGCTTAAAACACGGAAAAACGACTGGTATTGGTTTTAAGAGAACTGAAATaacaaatcaaaaaaaaaaaatttacacttGTATAAAGAAAAGAACCTTTCTTTGTTCGTAGCgaattttaaaactaaaaaaaaaatacattcttTGTTAAAAAGTAATCCCGATTTCTACGGCTAAATCTACGCTTTTATAGTTCTTAATCTTTTGTTTAATCATATTGCCTACCTCACTAACCTCTCTTTATTGACAgtttattttgttaatttttttaaatgtttcttTAAAGCTTGATGATTGATCTAGCTAACTTTACAAACTATAACCACTTCTTCTACTTCCATTACTTATAAACTATGGACTGAGGAGTGAGGTCTCAACCAACTCCAGTTTCtttctaattaattaataattggGTTTTTACTTACTTGGCAAAGAAATGAATGGAAGGTACGATCGATTATAGATTCGTAACGTGTTCGATGGCTACCCAGCACGAAACAGCAAGGATTCCCAATCTCACACTTTTTCCCACGTGTCATAAATGGGTTCACATATATATAGGTGGTTTCATCTACGATCCATCCTGCACTCGCATATAGACAACCTACATGTACACTGTCGGGTCGGATGCCCGACACCACACGTGTACTGACCATTCCGTCCGACCATTTTCCAGTTCTCGCAGTTTGTATTGTTGTGAAGGACACGTGCAGGTGCGTTGATTTCcggagagagagatggggagTAGGAATAACTGAATCAGTGAACCACAAAGGATGGACGGCGGAATCGCGGAACCCGACGTGCTCACCTGTCGGTTCCATCGGTTGCAAGTAAAAGAAAAACGAAGGAAGTAAAATCAATGGGGAATAAAAAGCTATCCGGTCATGGCCACCACGCCTAGACACGTAACTGCCTTGGGATGTTTGGGAATTTCCACTTTTTACATGGGGCAAAACAGTCATTTTAAGACGTCTCCAAGGTGATTATGTGTCTCTAAGCATGGTCGTCGCACCTAGCGCGtgaccaagtagcattctttctcccaaaatgaatttgaaaaaaataaaaaaggtaaattaTGTGGTATTAGTATGTACCCGAAAATATCTCCTCCTGATATCTTTCTACACACATCTGAAGCACCAAAACTTCATCCTTAtgttttttgatattttttaataGGCATAATATTTCTCATGATGCCTGCTTAAAACCAATATTGCATGCCCCCACCCAAAACATTGTAGCACCCCATAAGAAATGTcctaaataccccctatttgatggGTTTTTCCTACAAACCCCCTCTTTCACCCCAAACTGCACACGGGCATCAGAAGTTGGGGACCCCTCTccctttttatattttcaatattaTCCTTAC
The sequence above is a segment of the Telopea speciosissima isolate NSW1024214 ecotype Mountain lineage chromosome 7, Tspe_v1, whole genome shotgun sequence genome. Coding sequences within it:
- the LOC122666930 gene encoding probable trehalose-phosphate phosphatase 6; translation: MTKQNVVISDANSAINMAITLPVSNSSLSLFSSAGQKPLNPKKKFVPKLEIATGPKINAWVDSMNASSPTHIKSTASLSANEEHGSWMVHHPSALNMFEEITSASKGKQIVMFLDYDGTLSPIVEDPDRAFMSDAMRAAVRNAARYFPTAIVSGRCRDKVYNFVKLAELYYAGSHGMDIRGPAKGRKYKKAKQPVLFQPASEFLPMIEEVNKVLVEKTKSIPGARVENNKFCVSVHFRCVDEKNWSAVAEIVWSVLKDYPKLRLSQGRKVLEIRPTIKWDKGKALEFLLESLGFANCKDVLPVYIGDDKTDEDAFKVLRDRGQGFGILVSKIPKDTNASYSLGEPSEVMDFLLRLVEWKKHSRGRNSKV